Within the Vanessa cardui chromosome 6, ilVanCard2.1, whole genome shotgun sequence genome, the region ataaatgcaatgaatattatataaaattacttaaattttaaatgtgaaattaatttatagtatgaTGTCCgttctgtaaaaataaaaatattgcttagatttttgttttacataaaatatacgttGTATATATCTTACACGTTTGatgaatattatatacctaatatcatcctattattaaataaagtccTTTGTGTGTCGTGTGTGTCGCAAAGACGGAAAGAATTATGATTTAAAGTTCAGTTATAAACTAATGACCTTGGGCTTCTTGCATTCGTGGGATCCGTTTTGGTACACCATCGTTTGAAACTATATGATCGTCGAAGTTAGGAGAGACGCTGTGTGATGGGGACGGCGATTGATTAAAATGATCGGTTTTTCTAGCTTTGTCTTTCTTTTTCAtgtcttttttcaattttatattttgagttgaactatattatgtacttttatgtaatacaataatatttgttcacTTAGAGCTGATGTTCTTAGATACAATTAAATTGACAACGACAGCAAACTGTCTTAGAATATGacgtcatatttataatttattaaaactactaTTAAAGAGGATTTAAGTTACCGATCTTTTATGTTCGTGCCAAAAAtccaacaaatattttttaatattttatttacttttgatgATCAGGAATGTCGATAGGAAAAGGAAAAAGTATTGTCGTTTTCTGCTGTGAGGCGATATAGTTGAGCGATTGCAAATATCTTAACTGAAAAGTATCAATACTATTAGATCGTaaacataatttacataaacttAACACCTATGAAGCCCATTacataatcaaaaaaaataaggaataaggaacatgaaataaggaatagcacaccaaccaaaacacaataggcgataggctacaatattcaaccaatcacagTGGTGTGATATATCTGATgaattgtctttattttatcGCCAGCCAGTAGATGTTACGTATAAATCTAAAACTTACTCTAATTTtaagtcaaatttatttaaatatatttttgtacacttcattgtattttatttttggacttAACCAAAGAatcatttagaaataaaatatgttaaacacGATTTTATACATCTCATGCATTGTCATATATCcgtgatacaaaatataaaagcttattcccactataaatatataaagttgtgATGGTGTCTCATTTCATCTAATTAGTAGAAATCAACCTAGATGACAAAATAGGGTTATTATCTACCACAAgctacatgtaataaaatttccaTACAAGTATAGTTTGAGGCTTTTGCATAATAATCTTCGAGGCATCTCTAAGGTTTTCTGCTGCTTTTATTTCACCTTCAGCTTCTATGATTTTTGCTTTAGCGATACGCGTGCCCTCGGCTTCCGCAGCCAATGCTTTTTGCAATTCGTATGGTAAGATTACATCTTTTCTGTATCGACGATTCGgtacatataaacatacaaattatatggatatttaaaatagaatatttttcattccTACACTTTTTTAGAGATTATTTGGGAAATACtatgtaaatgtaatacataagtaatttcgaatttaaatatgataagatATGATCATATAAGTGATATTGTATAAGTGGttctaatacttttaaattaattaattgtcggGATGAAACTAATAAGGCGAAAAGGATCAGTATCTTTTTTCCTTCTATTTATCAATCGATTATCTCTTCTTTTTGTTGGAGAGCTATTGATGCGCTTCatcaataatttctttttaaatatcatgGATGACTTGCATTTTTGATAATGTTTTCATCAAACGTATACTTTGTTGTTTGTTATCTAATTAAGGTGAAATTTGGTTCAAAAATAATTAGGATGGCGGGGGAAGGAAACAGGcgacttttttaaaaaaattaggaaGTGACATGGGTAAAGTTGCTTTTTATAAATCTAGCCGTTTGGCCAGATttgtataaatatcaaatttcgACATTAGTTAAACATTagttaatactaatatttaattttgattacagTATGAAATCAAGGTTAAGTAAAACTATTAAGGCTGtgaaattattacatttctACTCGTTCCACTTCGACGCCCCACTCTACTGTTCCATTATCTATTTCTTTACGAACCGCTTGACTGATTGATTCACGGTTTGTCAACAGATCTGTCAACGTATATTGAcccaaaatatttcttaaaattgtcACGGCCAATAATTCAGTTGCATGTCTGTAATTATAATTGGATATTAAACTGCATTAAAAAACCACAATGATCTGTAATATTTACTGTTTACTAATCCTATGAAATAGTAACTTAATCAAATCCGAGCAAGCACTACTAAGGTGCCTGTTGGgtgtgttatttataattcaataattactTTACTAGGCTTGGCGTCGATAGAATAACGTTTACTTTTTCTGCGATATAGCCACGTGGCTAATGGGCCAACGACTGGTGCATGACAACCAGTCTATGCCTACACAGATGGATAACGCAAGTAATAGTAATCATTTTtcatatcaccaatgcgccaccattgggaactaagatttttggTTTGGAATATAATGATACtccatattgttatatttgacgGTACAATATACGATAAATAGTTTTTACCAACCCAGATGGGCTTGGACTCTGTATACCTACTCTGCCTACAATCAAGTAGCATATTTCTTTatgcataaatataatatcagtcAGCATGATTTTTCCCAAAATAATCGTCCCAAATCAACATTATCGTCAAACATCAGTCGATTTACCCAAAAAGTATGGGCGAAAACGGTATAAAAATCCGTCCAGCAGTTTTGACCTTATCACGTTCAGAGGCGGAGGAGGATCTCTGTTTGAAGGCATATCGTGCTCGgtgaaagaaaaaaacaaatgaaaaccaaGCAATCAAGATTGaaattctttaaatttgtatttaataatatagccCATACAAATATATCTAACAACTAGTTTAGAGCAGaatgcttttaatttttattttatcttttttacggTCGTCATTTGATAATAAACCTGTGGCGGGACAGTTATagataaatagtttaatttttaatatcgtaATTTCTTAtagcaaataaattaatgttacatttaCTTGTGAGACTGCACGTTTAACAAGCAGTTCAACGGTTTCAAAACGTGAAAATAAACAACAGCATCTACTGTT harbors:
- the LOC124530433 gene encoding stomatin-2-like; the protein is MPSNRDPPPPLNVISLISNYNYRHATELLAVTILRNILGQYTLTDLLTNRESISQAVRKEIDNGTVEWGVEVERVEIKDVILPYELQKALAAEAEGTRIAKAKIIEAEGEIKAAENLRDASKIIMQKPQTILLRYLQSLNYIASQQKTTILFPFPIDIPDHQK